One window from the genome of Gimesia aquarii encodes:
- a CDS encoding sigma-70 family RNA polymerase sigma factor: MAQSQIEDLIQRARSGDCSAENELLQKCRAYVSLIARAQIEGWMRTKFDASDLVQQTLLEAHQGLARFKGQTEAEWLGWLRGILNHNTLDFARKYQGAAKRNVSREVSIDQAGGNSDDSGQHGWELKDETETPSRILLNREQELLMADAVSQLPTDYQEVIMLRNLQRLSFKQVAERMNRSPGAVQMLWLRALNRLQEHLESV, encoded by the coding sequence ATGGCTCAATCACAAATAGAAGATTTGATTCAGCGAGCAAGATCAGGGGATTGCTCTGCAGAAAATGAATTGCTGCAAAAATGCCGTGCTTATGTTTCTTTGATCGCGCGTGCTCAAATAGAAGGTTGGATGCGTACAAAATTTGATGCTTCCGATTTAGTGCAACAAACATTATTGGAAGCGCATCAGGGACTTGCGCGTTTTAAAGGGCAAACAGAGGCCGAATGGCTGGGTTGGTTAAGAGGCATCTTGAACCACAATACACTGGACTTCGCCCGAAAATACCAGGGAGCCGCCAAACGCAATGTCAGTCGAGAAGTTTCGATTGATCAGGCTGGTGGGAATTCTGATGACTCAGGCCAACATGGATGGGAGTTGAAAGACGAAACAGAAACTCCAAGTCGAATTCTGTTAAATCGTGAGCAGGAACTTTTGATGGCTGATGCAGTGTCACAGCTTCCCACAGATTATCAGGAAGTAATAATGTTACGAAATTTGCAGAGACTTTCATTTAAGCAAGTCGCTGAAAGAATGAATCGTAGCCCGGGAGCGGTTCAAATGCTTTGGCTACGTGCACTAAATCGGTTGCAAGAACATTTAGAAAGCGTCTAA
- a CDS encoding rhomboid family protein, translating to MGIESRDYLRHESGGGSFNSFRMASGGWAIKYLIIANVVVFLVEWNSPRVIEFLALDRESIFASFQIWRFVTYGFCHSLSGLGHIFFNMFVLWMFGRSIEPILGSREFLVFYLIGVVISGICHIAISGAPVIGASGGVMAVVFLTAMYFPRMTVLLMFILPIELRWLAVLYALVDVFGVLNPGGDGVAHVAHLGGAAFGIAYKYFGWNLSSNFNTKWNQLKLKRSVKKSKLRVYSEPDTNLSKARLDEKVDAILEKISREGEASLTDQERALLKEASSKYKKR from the coding sequence ATGGGGATTGAGAGCCGGGATTATCTGCGGCATGAAAGCGGTGGGGGAAGTTTCAATTCTTTCAGAATGGCTTCTGGTGGCTGGGCCATCAAGTATTTGATTATCGCTAATGTCGTTGTGTTTCTTGTAGAATGGAATTCTCCTCGTGTTATAGAATTTCTGGCTTTAGACCGAGAGTCTATTTTTGCTTCCTTCCAAATCTGGCGATTTGTAACTTATGGCTTCTGTCACTCTCTGAGTGGTTTGGGGCATATTTTCTTTAATATGTTTGTGCTCTGGATGTTTGGACGCTCAATTGAACCCATCTTGGGATCACGTGAGTTCTTGGTGTTTTATTTGATTGGCGTTGTGATCAGTGGTATTTGTCATATTGCCATCAGCGGCGCACCCGTTATTGGAGCCTCTGGTGGTGTGATGGCTGTTGTGTTTCTGACAGCCATGTATTTTCCTCGCATGACCGTGCTGTTGATGTTTATTTTACCCATTGAATTGCGCTGGTTAGCTGTACTTTACGCGCTTGTTGATGTCTTTGGGGTTCTTAATCCAGGGGGAGATGGTGTTGCTCATGTCGCACACTTAGGTGGTGCTGCATTTGGCATTGCTTATAAATACTTTGGCTGGAACTTGTCGAGTAATTTCAATACCAAATGGAATCAATTAAAATTGAAACGCTCTGTCAAAAAGAGTAAGTTACGTGTCTACTCCGAGCCTGATACTAATTTGTCAAAAGCCAGATTAGATGAAAAAGTGGATGCAATTCTCGAAAAGATCAGCCGCGAAGGTGAAGCAAGTTTGACCGATCAAGAGCGTGCATTACTCAAAGAGGCCAGCAGCAAGTACAAGAAACGATGA
- a CDS encoding YkgJ family cysteine cluster protein, translating into MSTVKVKRSDLKPGEVLCSYCTARCCRYFALPIETPENWEDFDHMRWYIMHGHCAIFVDEDSWFLMVYGDCKYLLPDHRCGNYEDRPKICRSYTTDDCEYDNDGTYDRLFETPEQIWEYAHAVLPPRKKKRKKSQERVHSQKLPVVNV; encoded by the coding sequence ATGTCAACGGTCAAAGTAAAACGATCTGACCTCAAACCCGGAGAAGTTTTATGCAGCTATTGTACAGCGCGCTGTTGTCGCTATTTTGCTTTACCGATCGAAACTCCTGAAAACTGGGAAGATTTTGATCACATGCGTTGGTATATCATGCATGGTCACTGTGCAATTTTTGTCGATGAGGATTCCTGGTTCTTAATGGTCTATGGAGATTGTAAATACCTTCTACCCGATCATCGATGTGGGAACTACGAAGACCGACCAAAGATCTGTCGCTCTTACACGACAGATGACTGTGAATATGACAATGACGGAACTTATGATCGTTTATTTGAAACTCCAGAGCAAATTTGGGAATATGCCCACGCAGTGCTGCCTCCGCGTAAGAAGAAACGAAAAAAATCTCAAGAACGTGTGCACTCTCAAAAGCTTCCCGTTGTCAATGTTTAG
- the hisS gene encoding histidine--tRNA ligase, producing the protein MKKDLIEPRTLNGFRDYLPAAMIPREQLIETAKSVYRSYGFSPIDTPALEYKEILAGKGGAESDKQMFQFQQGKRDVAMRFDLTVPFARFAAQNINELGIPFKRYHVGTVWRGERPQKGRYREFVQCDFDTIGTTSNSADIETLFIIHDLMVRIGFSDFTIRINNRMILNGLLETLKLESQSTEILRALDKLPKIGSDAVMVEMREQGNLTQEQAEKIISLTTVQGSTAEILNTLEQQLSGNACGEQGVQYLRELFQSVERAGISNERVILDPSIARGLDYYTGTIYETFLNQLPEIGSVCSGGRYDNLAERFTTQELPGVGASLGLDRLLAAMQELKLLDEISTPAPILFTQMDQKYTSEYLRLARELRLNGLNVEVYPDTKAIKKQFKYANRHGFKIVITAGANEFDNQEWQVKEMLTGTQTAVKEDDLLEFVTQLLS; encoded by the coding sequence GTGAAAAAAGATCTAATCGAACCACGGACACTCAACGGATTTCGGGATTATCTTCCCGCTGCCATGATTCCGAGAGAGCAACTGATTGAAACGGCAAAGTCAGTATATCGAAGTTATGGCTTTAGCCCGATTGATACACCTGCGCTGGAATATAAAGAAATTCTCGCGGGAAAGGGCGGAGCAGAATCAGACAAACAGATGTTCCAATTTCAACAGGGAAAGCGCGATGTTGCGATGCGTTTTGACCTGACGGTCCCTTTCGCCCGCTTTGCCGCACAAAATATCAATGAATTAGGGATCCCCTTTAAACGCTATCATGTCGGAACAGTCTGGCGGGGCGAGCGACCGCAAAAAGGACGTTATCGTGAATTTGTGCAATGTGACTTCGATACGATCGGGACAACTTCTAACTCTGCTGACATTGAAACCTTATTCATTATCCATGATCTGATGGTTCGAATCGGTTTTTCGGATTTCACGATCCGTATTAACAACCGTATGATTTTAAATGGCCTGCTTGAAACTCTGAAGCTTGAATCACAATCGACAGAAATCCTAAGAGCCCTCGACAAGCTTCCAAAAATCGGTTCTGACGCTGTTATGGTTGAAATGAGAGAGCAGGGTAATCTCACTCAAGAACAAGCTGAAAAAATAATTTCCCTCACCACAGTTCAGGGTTCGACTGCCGAAATCCTGAATACTCTGGAACAGCAACTTTCGGGAAACGCCTGTGGAGAGCAGGGAGTGCAATATCTTCGCGAATTATTTCAATCGGTAGAACGCGCAGGTATTTCTAATGAACGAGTTATCTTAGACCCTTCGATTGCTCGAGGCCTGGATTATTACACAGGCACAATTTATGAGACATTTCTGAATCAATTACCGGAAATCGGAAGTGTTTGCTCCGGCGGACGCTATGATAATCTCGCTGAGCGTTTCACAACGCAAGAGTTACCTGGTGTCGGAGCCAGCTTGGGTCTAGACCGTTTATTGGCTGCAATGCAGGAACTAAAACTGTTAGACGAGATTTCCACTCCCGCTCCGATTTTATTCACGCAAATGGACCAGAAATATACTTCTGAGTACTTGCGGCTGGCACGTGAACTACGACTGAATGGTTTGAATGTTGAAGTCTATCCCGACACGAAAGCAATCAAAAAACAGTTCAAGTATGCGAATCGCCATGGATTCAAAATCGTAATTACCGCGGGAGCGAATGAATTCGATAATCAAGAATGGCAAGTGAAAGAGATGCTGACAGGAACTCAAACCGCTGTGAAAGAAGACGATCTCTTAGAATTCGTCACCCAACTTCTGTCATAA
- a CDS encoding HYExAFE family protein: MVLRRNHYDAAFEEYLRASKTPYVAVDEKRRALVQDSSIKSLDFIVYANQGPNLLIDVKGRTEIFADQHKKRRWENWATIEDIRGLQQWQQLFGEGFRSGFVFAYELPIDSFSNNLERLFAFKERLYAFYLVMIDEYCLKMRPRSRSWQTVFLHQQDFHEMRQPVDALIRV; this comes from the coding sequence ATGGTACTACGCAGAAACCACTATGACGCCGCTTTTGAAGAATACTTACGTGCATCAAAGACTCCTTATGTAGCCGTTGACGAAAAACGCAGAGCATTAGTTCAAGACTCATCGATTAAGTCTCTAGATTTTATTGTTTATGCGAACCAGGGGCCAAATTTATTAATCGACGTCAAAGGGAGAACCGAAATTTTTGCAGATCAGCACAAAAAACGCCGCTGGGAAAACTGGGCCACAATTGAAGACATTCGGGGGCTTCAACAATGGCAGCAACTTTTTGGTGAGGGTTTTCGTTCTGGTTTTGTTTTTGCTTATGAGCTCCCTATTGATTCTTTTTCCAATAATCTGGAAAGACTTTTTGCTTTTAAAGAACGTCTTTATGCCTTCTATCTTGTTATGATAGATGAATATTGCCTAAAAATGAGACCGCGATCACGTAGTTGGCAGACTGTTTTTCTTCATCAACAGGACTTTCACGAAATGCGACAACCTGTAGATGCGCTCATTCGAGTCTGA
- a CDS encoding beta-ketoacyl-[acyl-carrier-protein] synthase family protein has product MRPKLSDIERSPRKVVITGIGLITPYGVDRESSWQKLLTGHSTTRLLDDLSKQLDHPIVGSVIPEHPLSSTSFSSKHPFLKEPSITLALRATEEAILDAGLNLDQMPKESIGCVIGSSKGGMASFAQISHLPRMDPENALQVPDSFWLQCFPNAASQSVAAHFDLRGAALSPVSACATGFSSVMRAAELIRDGVCDTVFAGSTDASLVPTVLSSFQRMGTLAKDFQCPQKACKPYDRRRNGFVVGEGAGILVLESLEHALNRNAMPYAEWLAGACGSDSTHLMQFDPTAESLAKLISGLLHRTNISPSEIDYVNLHGTGTQINDLYETRAIHTAMGSFSKKISCSSLKGGMGHLLGAAGSVELGFTLLAMRDSLVPPTINLEEPDPQCDLNYTPFTAESKEIKTALKLSFGFGGHLVAGIVRKWERS; this is encoded by the coding sequence ATGCGACCAAAGTTATCGGATATTGAGCGTTCTCCCCGCAAGGTCGTGATTACAGGTATCGGTTTGATTACTCCTTATGGAGTTGATCGGGAGTCATCCTGGCAAAAACTCCTCACAGGCCACTCCACAACACGTCTGTTAGACGATTTATCAAAACAGCTTGATCACCCCATCGTCGGTAGTGTCATCCCGGAACATCCACTTTCGTCCACTTCATTTTCAAGTAAGCATCCTTTTCTGAAAGAACCTTCTATTACCTTAGCACTGAGGGCAACAGAAGAAGCAATCCTGGATGCCGGCTTGAATCTGGATCAGATGCCTAAAGAATCAATCGGATGTGTAATCGGCTCCAGCAAAGGGGGGATGGCCAGTTTTGCACAAATTTCTCATTTACCACGTATGGATCCGGAAAATGCACTACAAGTTCCGGATTCATTCTGGTTGCAGTGCTTTCCCAATGCAGCCAGTCAATCTGTGGCAGCACACTTTGATTTAAGAGGGGCTGCCTTATCACCTGTTTCCGCATGTGCTACCGGATTTTCGAGCGTAATGAGAGCAGCAGAATTAATACGTGATGGCGTCTGTGATACAGTATTTGCCGGAAGCACAGATGCTTCCTTGGTACCAACAGTCCTAAGTTCGTTTCAGCGCATGGGAACTTTAGCTAAAGATTTTCAATGCCCCCAAAAAGCCTGTAAGCCCTATGATCGCAGGCGAAATGGATTTGTCGTCGGTGAAGGCGCGGGAATTCTCGTACTAGAATCGCTGGAACATGCGTTAAATCGAAACGCGATGCCCTATGCCGAATGGTTAGCAGGAGCTTGTGGTTCTGACTCGACACATTTGATGCAATTCGATCCTACTGCAGAAAGCCTCGCAAAACTGATTTCTGGACTGCTGCACCGAACCAACATATCTCCATCTGAAATCGATTACGTCAACTTGCATGGTACAGGAACTCAGATCAACGATCTCTATGAAACACGTGCGATTCACACTGCGATGGGTTCTTTCTCTAAGAAGATCAGCTGTTCCAGCTTAAAAGGCGGAATGGGACATTTACTGGGGGCTGCCGGAAGTGTGGAATTAGGATTCACATTGCTGGCAATGCGGGACAGTCTCGTCCCCCCGACAATTAATCTAGAAGAACCTGATCCACAGTGTGACCTGAATTATACGCCATTCACAGCCGAGTCCAAAGAAATTAAGACCGCACTGAAACTCTCCTTCGGTTTCGGTGGGCATCTTGTTGCAGGAATCGTACGAAAGTGGGAGCGTTCCTGA
- a CDS encoding HD-GYP domain-containing protein: MVLGTTDSLKKLSNFSKHSGVCELDLQIDAKIELAISNMKRISELTGLTMFCFDSKTGMILDKTSTQALPFFPKDVLNEIKNVDGLTLTESTNGVSHFIFPLIKDDFHKITAAGFVFSKEKRKLTEMVLAAVEREWAIEELDSWIELQRVLDIKSLHALLSLAILHIEEEQQLGDLNEEVDNLSECLDETFEEISLLHEVAQHLKISESPEQLGTLCLDRIGNLIEAETNVIWFEGQECTSQFMADSKVDFDELNLARLVAQFDGHNWNQPLVINQVESSLLSLEFPELKNLVLVPISDGTNSYGWILSCNLLNSEEYGTIQASLLNSIASFLGTHLRNVDLFAQQEELTLSFVKSFISTLDAKDPYTRGHSERVALIAQQLAKRLGYSGDFLQDIYLSGLLHDIGKIGVDDGILRKEGKLTDKEFAQIQEHPMIGYKILSGIKKLQNILPGVRNHHEQINGLGYPDKLKGKDIPLMARIIAVADAYDAMGSDRPYRNGMPLEKLESIFKEGKGFQWDPDVIDAYFEIRDEIIYLSQKYNDDTSSLDELCLN, encoded by the coding sequence ATGGTTTTAGGAACGACTGATTCATTAAAGAAGTTATCTAACTTCAGCAAACATAGTGGTGTGTGCGAGCTCGACTTGCAAATCGACGCAAAGATTGAGCTTGCTATCAGCAATATGAAGCGAATTTCAGAACTAACCGGTCTGACGATGTTCTGTTTTGATTCAAAAACGGGGATGATTTTGGACAAAACAAGCACCCAGGCTCTCCCTTTCTTTCCTAAAGATGTTTTGAACGAAATCAAAAATGTGGATGGGTTAACGCTGACTGAAAGTACGAATGGAGTTTCCCATTTTATATTTCCATTGATTAAAGATGATTTTCATAAAATTACAGCCGCTGGTTTTGTCTTTTCTAAAGAAAAACGCAAGCTAACTGAAATGGTATTAGCGGCTGTTGAAAGAGAATGGGCTATCGAAGAATTAGATTCCTGGATCGAATTGCAAAGGGTCTTGGACATTAAATCGTTACATGCTCTGCTAAGCCTTGCGATCCTTCATATTGAAGAGGAACAACAGCTTGGTGATTTGAATGAGGAAGTCGATAATCTGTCAGAATGTCTGGATGAGACATTCGAGGAAATCAGCCTATTACACGAAGTAGCACAGCATTTAAAAATATCTGAAAGTCCAGAACAACTGGGAACACTATGTTTGGATCGAATCGGAAATTTGATCGAAGCAGAGACCAACGTGATCTGGTTTGAAGGGCAAGAGTGCACGTCTCAATTTATGGCAGACAGTAAAGTCGATTTTGATGAGTTAAATTTAGCGCGCCTTGTTGCTCAGTTTGACGGTCATAATTGGAATCAACCATTGGTGATCAATCAGGTAGAAAGTTCATTGCTTTCACTTGAGTTTCCGGAACTCAAAAACTTGGTATTAGTTCCCATTTCAGATGGTACTAACTCATATGGTTGGATTTTAAGTTGTAATTTGCTCAATAGTGAAGAATATGGAACGATCCAGGCCAGCCTTTTAAATTCGATTGCTTCGTTTTTAGGAACTCACTTGAGAAACGTTGATCTCTTTGCTCAACAGGAAGAGTTGACATTGAGTTTTGTCAAATCCTTTATTTCGACTCTGGATGCCAAAGATCCTTACACGAGGGGTCATAGTGAGCGAGTTGCTTTAATTGCTCAGCAATTAGCCAAACGGTTAGGATACTCTGGTGATTTTTTGCAGGATATCTATCTCTCTGGTCTATTGCATGATATTGGCAAAATTGGAGTTGATGATGGAATTCTTCGCAAGGAAGGGAAACTGACAGACAAAGAGTTTGCTCAAATTCAAGAACATCCCATGATTGGTTATAAAATATTATCAGGGATTAAAAAATTGCAGAATATTCTGCCTGGTGTTCGAAATCATCATGAGCAAATCAATGGACTTGGATACCCAGACAAGCTTAAAGGAAAAGATATTCCGCTGATGGCGCGTATCATTGCTGTAGCAGATGCTTATGATGCAATGGGTAGTGACCGTCCTTACCGAAACGGAATGCCTCTGGAAAAACTCGAGTCGATATTCAAAGAAGGCAAAGGATTCCAATGGGACCCAGATGTAATTGATGCTTACTTTGAGATTCGGGATGAAATCATCTACCTTTCACAAAAGTATAACGATGATACTTCAAGTCTGGATGAACTGTGCCTCAATTGA
- a CDS encoding M50 family metallopeptidase, which yields MSRSNPLHWSFPMGTWFLAQVRVSIFLPVLLLVFWAHYSLGLGFALFSILFLSVFLHEMGHVVACRMTGGEADQIVLWPLGGLVSCNPAHATTAQVMTILGGPIVNLLLCAITIPAVIWSGELSQSLNPFKLPNINLDKNLGQAVLLMMFSINWLLLLINLIPVLPLDGGKILQIILSRRFDETVVHMVLLNVSFWIGGLGMVIGLCSLAVWVVFFSALLLMLNLLEFSTASSQDAYDDSTFGYDFSQGYTSLERSSSHMSEKKVGFFQQWRKKRKLQKEQREREKNLNAEKQLDLLLHKVHEFGLESLTPKERQQLNQVSARYRKTDSDP from the coding sequence ATGAGTCGTTCGAACCCATTACACTGGTCATTTCCGATGGGGACTTGGTTTCTAGCCCAGGTTCGTGTCAGTATTTTTTTACCTGTTTTACTACTGGTTTTTTGGGCTCATTATTCGTTGGGTTTAGGCTTTGCTTTATTTAGCATCCTTTTTTTGAGTGTCTTTCTACATGAGATGGGGCATGTTGTGGCCTGTCGAATGACCGGCGGAGAAGCCGATCAGATTGTATTATGGCCATTAGGTGGGCTTGTTTCCTGTAATCCCGCTCATGCCACTACTGCCCAGGTTATGACAATTTTGGGTGGCCCAATCGTTAATTTGCTACTCTGCGCCATTACAATTCCAGCAGTAATCTGGTCTGGTGAATTATCACAATCTTTGAATCCATTTAAATTGCCTAACATCAATCTGGATAAGAATCTTGGACAAGCAGTATTGTTGATGATGTTTAGTATTAATTGGCTTCTTTTATTGATCAATTTGATCCCCGTGCTTCCTCTGGATGGAGGAAAAATTTTACAGATCATTCTATCACGCCGCTTTGATGAAACAGTGGTACATATGGTTTTGCTTAATGTGAGCTTCTGGATTGGCGGGCTTGGAATGGTCATAGGCCTTTGTAGCTTGGCTGTGTGGGTCGTCTTTTTTAGCGCATTATTATTGATGCTTAACTTGTTAGAGTTTTCAACGGCTTCCAGTCAGGATGCATATGATGATTCTACCTTCGGTTATGATTTTTCACAGGGTTATACAAGTTTAGAGCGATCAAGCAGTCATATGAGTGAGAAAAAGGTAGGATTTTTTCAGCAGTGGCGGAAAAAAAGAAAGCTTCAGAAAGAACAACGTGAACGAGAAAAAAACTTAAATGCTGAAAAACAACTTGATTTATTGCTGCATAAAGTACATGAATTTGGATTGGAATCATTGACTCCAAAAGAGAGACAACAGTTAAATCAAGTGAGTGCTCGATATCGTAAGACTGATTCTGATCCTTAA
- a CDS encoding GAF domain-containing protein, translating to MQEQIDEILTQIEQAFQEKTFAPVLDRIMDLLKGRAIGLWHCDNQGQLIQIGFRAVAEMDEQVRKQFSSFTKQVSLENTGLGIVKAVVERKPAIGTLQSPGLQGSSEWLKKFGAQQSYAVPIFENDQVVGVLAISTTCAHQIGDIEWESLKKIAEGIGEKKYLGMF from the coding sequence ATGCAAGAACAGATTGATGAGATACTGACACAGATTGAGCAAGCATTTCAAGAAAAAACGTTCGCACCTGTTTTGGATCGAATCATGGACCTTTTAAAAGGTAGGGCCATAGGTCTATGGCACTGTGATAATCAGGGGCAGCTAATTCAAATAGGGTTTCGAGCAGTAGCTGAGATGGATGAACAAGTACGTAAACAATTTAGTTCTTTTACAAAACAGGTTTCGTTGGAAAATACTGGCTTAGGAATTGTAAAAGCCGTTGTTGAGAGAAAACCTGCAATTGGGACACTACAGAGCCCCGGACTCCAAGGGTCTTCTGAATGGCTTAAAAAGTTTGGTGCACAACAATCATATGCTGTACCAATTTTTGAAAACGATCAAGTGGTTGGAGTCTTAGCAATTTCAACTACTTGCGCTCATCAGATTGGAGATATCGAGTGGGAGAGTCTAAAGAAAATTGCTGAAGGAATTGGTGAGAAAAAATATTTAGGGATGTTTTAA
- a CDS encoding response regulator produces the protein MLQASEKSTPRVLVIDDDPLFRNLMVSFLRREYIVSVASDGSEGFYKALEYPPDVAIVDVQMAVWDGLQTLKAFRSHPTLSQTKIIMLTSDASKETVIAAIHGGANDYIIKTSFSKTEFLEKVRKFTQPDGFQGANSPHSSKRPSLAPITATKQKTEEQPIERRAVNMNPNSVEDQLADLSIDQIEEEQLQEIMEDWD, from the coding sequence ATGCTACAGGCTTCTGAAAAATCAACACCGCGTGTTTTGGTCATTGATGATGATCCTCTCTTTCGAAATTTGATGGTTTCATTTTTACGTAGAGAGTACATTGTTTCTGTAGCCAGCGATGGTTCTGAGGGATTTTATAAAGCTTTAGAATACCCTCCGGATGTTGCGATTGTTGACGTGCAAATGGCCGTTTGGGATGGACTTCAAACGCTGAAGGCTTTTCGTTCACATCCAACGCTTAGTCAGACAAAAATTATCATGCTGACATCCGATGCAAGTAAGGAAACAGTGATTGCTGCTATTCATGGTGGAGCAAACGATTACATCATCAAAACCAGTTTTTCCAAGACAGAGTTTCTGGAGAAGGTACGAAAATTCACTCAACCTGATGGTTTTCAGGGGGCGAATTCTCCTCATTCATCTAAGAGACCGAGCCTGGCACCAATAACTGCGACTAAGCAAAAAACTGAAGAACAACCAATTGAGCGCCGTGCAGTAAACATGAATCCTAATTCGGTTGAAGACCAATTAGCAGATCTTTCTATTGATCAAATCGAAGAAGAACAACTGCAAGAAATTATGGAAGATTGGGACTAG
- a CDS encoding adenylate/guanylate cyclase domain-containing protein, whose protein sequence is MVYGSNYLQSNKFSLEIGQELVLGRSGDADIQVLWDDRISRKHALLTVQQKQIFVKKIATAENHIYSFGEESDEFLLEPGNSFVIGSTTFQLVDSASSFSSPRESPLEEVTFKPNELLKVKYRDADQRIDVLAHLPELIMDARNDADLFHRLVTMLLSGVKHAEAVAVVRLNDENRVEVPFWERRRQTQGSFRPSGRLVLEAVKRSKRTVLHVWAARDEVEQQEDYTAVAEFDWAFCTPIEEGESGNWGLYVAGELNHPYQVAVPQGASGIDLQADVKFTELVASIIKSVRRLNQLERQQAGLRQFFAPPILSAIGDNLDTDILEPRECDVTVLFCDLRGFSQHAEDSSGDLIGLLDRVSQALGIMTSHILDFGGVTGDFQGDAALGFWGWPFSSELAPLDACRAALAIRAAFEQINLQVDHPLADFRMGIGIAHGKAVAGKIGTSDQVKVTVFGPVVNLASRLEGLTKHLHVPVLMDETTAQIVRTKLDRQEGRVRKLAKILPYGMEKPVIVSELLPSEANLDSLSDEQIACYETAVNSFIQGNWEESFRLLHEIPPSDRAQDFLAQQITRNNRIAPADWDGTIRFDSK, encoded by the coding sequence ATGGTATATGGATCGAATTATCTGCAGTCTAATAAGTTCAGTCTCGAGATCGGCCAAGAGCTTGTGTTGGGCCGATCGGGTGATGCCGATATTCAAGTGCTCTGGGATGACCGAATTTCCCGTAAACATGCGCTTTTGACAGTGCAGCAAAAGCAGATTTTCGTAAAAAAAATAGCGACAGCTGAGAATCATATTTACTCATTTGGAGAAGAATCTGATGAGTTTCTTCTTGAGCCTGGCAACTCTTTCGTAATTGGTTCCACAACTTTTCAATTGGTTGATTCTGCTTCCAGCTTTTCATCACCGCGCGAATCGCCATTGGAAGAGGTCACATTCAAACCAAACGAACTGCTTAAAGTCAAGTATCGTGATGCCGATCAAAGAATCGATGTTTTGGCTCATTTACCCGAGTTAATTATGGACGCGAGAAATGATGCGGACTTATTTCATCGTTTAGTGACCATGTTATTATCTGGAGTAAAACACGCGGAGGCTGTAGCCGTGGTGCGGTTAAATGATGAAAATCGAGTTGAAGTACCTTTTTGGGAAAGACGACGCCAAACGCAGGGGAGTTTTCGGCCGAGCGGGAGACTAGTACTGGAAGCTGTGAAAAGAAGTAAACGGACTGTTTTACATGTCTGGGCAGCCAGAGATGAAGTGGAGCAACAAGAAGATTATACAGCCGTCGCAGAATTTGACTGGGCTTTTTGTACTCCGATTGAAGAAGGTGAGTCTGGAAACTGGGGGCTCTATGTTGCCGGAGAATTAAATCACCCTTATCAAGTTGCCGTTCCTCAGGGAGCCAGTGGAATTGACCTCCAGGCGGATGTGAAATTTACAGAGCTTGTTGCTTCGATCATTAAGTCTGTACGCAGGCTTAATCAATTGGAACGACAGCAGGCAGGTTTAAGACAATTCTTTGCACCACCGATTCTCTCTGCCATCGGAGATAATCTTGATACTGACATCCTTGAACCCAGGGAATGTGATGTGACGGTTTTGTTTTGTGACTTAAGAGGTTTCAGCCAACATGCGGAAGATTCCTCGGGAGATTTAATTGGTTTGCTAGACAGGGTCAGTCAAGCTTTGGGGATTATGACCTCACATATTTTGGACTTTGGGGGAGTAACTGGCGATTTTCAAGGTGATGCTGCATTAGGATTCTGGGGGTGGCCCTTCTCTTCAGAACTGGCGCCGCTTGATGCCTGCCGCGCTGCATTGGCGATTCGAGCTGCCTTTGAGCAGATCAATTTGCAAGTCGATCACCCACTTGCTGATTTTCGTATGGGAATTGGAATCGCCCATGGAAAGGCAGTCGCTGGGAAGATTGGTACGAGCGATCAGGTGAAGGTGACGGTTTTTGGGCCTGTAGTTAATCTGGCCAGCCGTCTGGAAGGTTTGACGAAACACTTGCATGTTCCGGTTTTAATGGATGAGACAACGGCACAAATTGTAAGGACCAAGCTGGATCGGCAGGAAGGTCGGGTTCGAAAACTGGCTAAAATTTTACCTTATGGGATGGAAAAGCCTGTCATCGTTAGTGAGCTTCTTCCATCAGAAGCAAATTTAGACTCACTCAGTGATGAACAAATTGCATGTTACGAAACAGCTGTAAATTCTTTTATTCAAGGGAACTGGGAAGAATCGTTTCGATTACTGCACGAAATTCCTCCCTCTGACCGTGCACAGGATTTTCTCGCACAGCAGATTACTCGAAATAATAGAATCGCTCCGGCTGATTGGGATGGCACTATCAGGTTTGACAGCAAATAG